One genomic region from Mesorhizobium terrae encodes:
- a CDS encoding TerC family protein: MEIFTAAGFSALLQVIAIDLVLAGDNAIVIGLAAAGLPKDQRKKAILVGIGAATVLRIIFALITQWLLAFGPMLLIAGGLLLLWVCWKMWRELRVSHEEEQEATEALADAESDGAAAKSGKPRKTFAQAAWQIVIADVSMSLDNVLAVAGAAMEHPTVLIIGLALSIALMGFAASFVARLLHRFRWIAYIGLLIILYVALKMLLDGAVEQFPNHFGFLAPWFGPSVGGAH; this comes from the coding sequence ATGGAAATCTTCACCGCCGCTGGTTTTTCCGCCCTTCTGCAGGTCATCGCCATCGACCTCGTGCTTGCCGGCGACAATGCCATCGTCATCGGCCTTGCGGCGGCGGGCCTGCCCAAGGACCAGCGCAAGAAGGCGATCCTGGTCGGTATCGGCGCCGCGACGGTGCTGCGCATCATCTTCGCCCTGATCACGCAATGGCTGCTGGCCTTCGGCCCGATGCTGCTCATCGCCGGCGGCCTGCTGTTGTTGTGGGTGTGCTGGAAGATGTGGCGCGAGCTGCGCGTCAGCCACGAGGAAGAGCAGGAGGCCACCGAAGCGCTGGCGGATGCGGAAAGCGACGGCGCCGCCGCCAAATCGGGAAAACCGCGCAAAACCTTTGCCCAGGCGGCGTGGCAGATCGTCATCGCCGATGTTTCGATGTCGCTGGACAATGTGCTGGCGGTCGCGGGCGCGGCGATGGAGCACCCGACGGTGCTCATCATCGGCCTGGCGCTGTCGATCGCGCTGATGGGGTTTGCCGCCTCCTTCGTGGCGCGCCTGCTGCATCGCTTCCGCTGGATCGCCTATATCGGCCTGCTGATCATCCTTTATGTGGCGCTGAAGATGCTGCTCGACGGCGCCGTCGAGCAGTTCCCGAACCATTTCGGTTTCCTGGCGCCTTGGTTCGGGCCTAGCGTCGGTGGCGCGCATTAG
- the rimO gene encoding 30S ribosomal protein S12 methylthiotransferase RimO, translated as MTAAPRVSFVSLGCPKALVDSERILTQLRAEGYEIARKHDGADLVVVNTCGFLDSARTESLDAIGTAMKENGKVIVTGCMGATPELIREKHPNVFAITGPQAYESVMAAVHEAAPPAHDPFTDLVPPQGVKLTPRHYAYLKISEGCNNRCTFCIIPDLRGDLVSRPAADVLREAEKLANAGVKELLVISQDTSAYGIDVKYATSVWKEREVRAKFLDLSQELGELGIWVRMHYVYPYPHVADVIPLMAEGKILPYLDIPFQHASPQVLKNMRRPAHGEKALERIRGWRDVCPDLAIRSTFIVGFPGETEEDFEMLLDWIDEAKIDRAGCFKYEPVKGARSNDLGLEQVPDEVKEARWHRFMQRQQKISAAAQAKKVGKRLPVIIDEANGTTAKGRTKYDAPEIDGSVHIQSRRPLRVGDIVTVKVDRADAYDLYGSAV; from the coding sequence ATGACCGCAGCACCCCGCGTCAGCTTCGTCAGCCTCGGATGCCCGAAGGCGCTGGTCGATTCCGAACGCATCCTCACCCAGCTCCGCGCCGAAGGCTACGAGATCGCCCGCAAGCATGATGGCGCCGACCTTGTCGTCGTCAACACCTGTGGCTTCCTGGATTCGGCGCGCACGGAGTCGCTCGACGCCATCGGCACGGCGATGAAGGAAAACGGCAAGGTCATCGTCACCGGCTGCATGGGCGCCACACCGGAGCTGATCCGCGAAAAGCACCCCAATGTCTTCGCCATCACCGGCCCGCAGGCCTATGAGAGCGTGATGGCGGCCGTGCATGAGGCAGCGCCGCCGGCGCATGATCCGTTCACCGACCTGGTGCCGCCGCAGGGCGTGAAGCTGACGCCGCGCCACTATGCCTATCTGAAGATTTCCGAAGGCTGCAACAACCGCTGTACCTTCTGCATCATCCCCGACCTGCGCGGCGACCTTGTCTCGCGACCGGCGGCGGATGTGCTGCGCGAAGCGGAAAAGCTGGCGAACGCCGGGGTGAAGGAACTGCTGGTCATTTCGCAGGACACCAGCGCCTACGGCATCGATGTCAAATATGCGACGTCGGTCTGGAAAGAGCGCGAGGTGCGCGCAAAATTCCTCGACCTGTCGCAGGAACTGGGCGAGCTCGGCATCTGGGTGCGCATGCATTATGTCTACCCCTACCCGCATGTCGCCGACGTCATCCCGCTGATGGCCGAGGGCAAGATCCTTCCCTATCTCGACATTCCCTTCCAGCATGCCTCGCCGCAGGTGTTGAAGAACATGCGCCGCCCCGCCCATGGCGAAAAGGCGCTGGAGCGCATCCGTGGCTGGCGCGACGTTTGCCCGGACCTTGCCATCCGTTCGACCTTCATCGTTGGCTTCCCCGGCGAGACCGAGGAAGACTTCGAGATGCTGCTCGACTGGATCGACGAGGCCAAGATCGACCGCGCCGGCTGCTTCAAATACGAGCCGGTCAAGGGTGCGCGTTCCAACGACCTCGGCCTCGAGCAGGTGCCGGACGAGGTCAAGGAAGCGCGCTGGCATCGCTTCATGCAGCGCCAGCAGAAGATTTCGGCTGCCGCACAGGCCAAGAAAGTCGGCAAACGCCTGCCGGTCATCATCGACGAGGCCAACGGCACCACGGCCAAGGGGCGTACCAAATATGACGCGCCCGAGATCGACGGTTCGGTGCATATCCAGTCGCGGCGCCCGCTGCGCGTCGGCGACATCGTCACCGTCAAGGTCGACCGCGCCGACGCCTATGACCTATACGGCTCGGCTGTGTGA
- a CDS encoding glutathione S-transferase family protein, translated as MLKFYCTPWSRASTVFWLLEELSQPYEIELVDIRAPGGVPEGYRAIQPNKKVPAIDHDGIIVTERAAICIYLADAFPEAGLAPAIGNASRAAYMTRLVYCDSVFDPAIAVRSKGWEYAGSDFSFGLFDDMVANLEKLLSKHPYAVGDSFTAADTQLAGGIDFTMNILKVLPRLPVFVDYIARATDRPAYKRYRAKEAELASKVTPLFDS; from the coding sequence ATGCTGAAGTTCTACTGTACGCCCTGGTCACGGGCTTCGACCGTTTTCTGGCTACTTGAGGAACTCAGCCAACCCTACGAGATTGAACTCGTCGATATTCGCGCTCCGGGCGGTGTTCCGGAGGGCTACCGTGCCATTCAGCCGAACAAGAAGGTGCCGGCGATCGATCACGACGGCATAATCGTCACCGAACGGGCGGCGATTTGCATCTATCTGGCCGACGCGTTTCCCGAAGCGGGTCTCGCACCCGCGATTGGCAACGCCAGCCGCGCCGCCTATATGACGCGGCTGGTCTATTGCGATTCCGTGTTTGACCCCGCCATCGCAGTGCGGTCGAAGGGTTGGGAATATGCCGGTAGCGACTTCTCGTTCGGCCTGTTCGACGACATGGTCGCCAATCTCGAAAAATTGCTTTCGAAACATCCTTATGCGGTCGGCGATAGTTTTACCGCAGCTGACACGCAGCTCGCCGGCGGCATCGACTTCACCATGAACATCCTGAAGGTGCTGCCGCGCCTTCCGGTTTTTGTCGACTACATCGCCCGTGCCACCGATCGGCCGGCCTACAAACGCTATCGCGCCAAGGAGGCAGAGCTTGCCTCGAAAGTCACGCCGCTGTTCGACAGTTGA
- a CDS encoding BMP family ABC transporter substrate-binding protein yields the protein MKKLLIALMTSAAALSVAVSAEAAEKLKACWVYVGPVGDFGYSYQHDQGRLAVEKKLGDKVETAYLENVAEGPDAERAFERLARQGCKLIFGTSFGFMDAEVKVAAKFPDIKFEHATGYKTAPNLGIYNARFYEGRYILGQIAAKESKAGVAGYIVSFPIPEVVMGINSFMLGAQSVNPNFKAKIVWVNSWFDPGKEADAAKALFDQGADVIVQHTDSTAPLQVAQERGLHGFGQASDMIKFAPKSQLTAIVDDWGPYYIERVEKALDGTWKPEDRWEGIKAGAVHMAPYTNMADDVKAMAEATQKKIAGGWNPFTGPVAKQDGTPWLKDGEVADDKTLLGMNFYVKGVDDKLPQ from the coding sequence ATGAAAAAGCTACTGATTGCCCTGATGACTTCGGCTGCGGCGCTGTCCGTCGCCGTCTCGGCCGAGGCCGCCGAAAAACTGAAGGCCTGCTGGGTTTATGTCGGCCCGGTCGGCGACTTCGGCTATTCCTACCAGCACGATCAGGGTCGGCTCGCAGTTGAAAAGAAGCTGGGCGACAAGGTCGAGACCGCTTATCTCGAAAACGTCGCTGAAGGTCCGGACGCCGAGCGCGCTTTCGAGCGCCTGGCACGCCAGGGCTGCAAGCTGATCTTCGGCACCTCGTTCGGCTTCATGGACGCAGAAGTGAAGGTCGCGGCCAAGTTCCCCGACATCAAGTTCGAGCACGCCACCGGCTACAAGACCGCGCCGAACCTCGGCATCTACAACGCCCGTTTCTACGAAGGCCGTTACATTCTCGGACAGATCGCAGCCAAGGAATCGAAAGCCGGCGTCGCTGGCTACATCGTCTCCTTCCCTATCCCGGAAGTGGTGATGGGCATCAACTCCTTCATGCTCGGCGCGCAGTCGGTCAACCCGAACTTCAAGGCCAAGATCGTCTGGGTGAATTCCTGGTTCGATCCGGGCAAGGAAGCCGACGCCGCCAAGGCGTTGTTTGACCAGGGCGCCGACGTCATCGTCCAGCACACCGATTCCACCGCGCCGCTGCAGGTAGCGCAGGAACGCGGCCTGCACGGTTTCGGCCAGGCCTCCGACATGATCAAGTTCGCGCCGAAGTCGCAGCTGACCGCGATCGTCGACGACTGGGGTCCGTACTACATCGAGCGCGTCGAAAAGGCGCTGGACGGCACCTGGAAGCCGGAAGACCGTTGGGAAGGCATCAAGGCTGGTGCCGTGCACATGGCGCCCTACACCAACATGGCGGACGACGTGAAGGCGATGGCGGAAGCCACGCAGAAGAAGATCGCCGGTGGCTGGAACCCCTTCACCGGCCCGGTCGCGAAACAGGACGGCACGCCGTGGCTGAAGGACGGCGAAGTGGCCGACGACAAGACGTTGCTTGGCATGAACTTCTACGTCAAGGGCGTGGACGACAAGCTGCCGCAGTAA
- a CDS encoding ABC transporter permease, whose protein sequence is MDITVNILLTIATAATPLLIAAIGELVVERSGVLNLGVEGMMVMGAVAGFGAGYLTGSPWVGLVAAIVVGALFSLLFAVMTLSLATNQVATGLSLTLLGLGLSGMIGTGFVGLPGERLPNLNIPLLTDLPVVGKLLFGQDPIFYISIALVFGVSWFLFKTRTGLTLRSIGDSHTSAHALGIQVIRYRYLAVMFGGACAGLAGGHLSLVYTPQWVENMTAGRGWIALALVVFASWRPWRVLAGAYIFGAVWIGQLHAQAFGIPVPSQFLSSLPYLATIVVLVVISRNKRLTMMNTPASLGQAFVPDR, encoded by the coding sequence ATGGACATCACCGTCAACATTCTCCTGACCATCGCCACGGCCGCTACGCCGCTTCTGATCGCGGCTATCGGTGAACTGGTGGTCGAGCGCTCCGGCGTGCTGAACCTCGGCGTTGAAGGCATGATGGTTATGGGTGCGGTCGCCGGCTTCGGCGCCGGCTATCTGACCGGCTCGCCCTGGGTCGGCCTCGTGGCCGCGATTGTTGTCGGCGCGCTGTTCTCGCTGCTGTTTGCGGTGATGACGCTGTCGCTTGCCACCAACCAGGTCGCGACCGGCCTGTCGCTGACGCTGCTTGGTCTCGGCCTGTCGGGCATGATCGGCACTGGCTTCGTCGGCCTGCCGGGCGAGCGCTTGCCCAATCTCAACATTCCGCTGCTGACCGACCTGCCGGTGGTCGGCAAATTGCTGTTCGGGCAGGATCCGATTTTCTACATCTCGATCGCGCTGGTCTTCGGCGTGTCGTGGTTCCTGTTCAAGACCCGCACCGGCCTCACCCTGCGCTCGATCGGCGACAGCCACACCTCGGCCCATGCGCTGGGCATCCAGGTCATCCGCTACCGCTATCTGGCGGTGATGTTCGGCGGGGCCTGCGCCGGGCTCGCCGGCGGCCACCTCTCCCTCGTCTACACGCCGCAATGGGTGGAGAACATGACAGCCGGCCGCGGCTGGATCGCGCTGGCGCTGGTGGTGTTCGCGTCCTGGCGGCCGTGGCGGGTGCTGGCCGGCGCCTATATCTTCGGCGCGGTGTGGATCGGCCAGTTGCATGCGCAGGCGTTCGGCATCCCGGTCCCCTCGCAATTCCTGTCGTCGCTGCCGTATCTTGCCACCATCGTCGTCCTCGTCGTCATCTCGCGCAACAAGCGCCTGACGATGATGAACACGCCCGCTTCGCTCGGACAGGCTTTCGTTCCGGATCGTTGA